The Magnolia sinica isolate HGM2019 chromosome 9, MsV1, whole genome shotgun sequence genome contains a region encoding:
- the LOC131255901 gene encoding uncharacterized protein LOC131255901, whose protein sequence is MKAAAKVIFLCRDSDGFGPAIYDALQPNPNSSLQRTESSFDLSLERYGITDAKASGEIVNFIDSQGLSQVSIVLLQNYEPPVAAYAVNGVLASIIGENSSDLPTIVLPLIVAAQKLRREMTNLTQADRKITVYGAQIGPKTDFTEAVVSGIQEAPPSLQVACETLACLLELVCVLGLPTAVLVGSSGQRQAEGTTDQELEALYELGEFLAGKLGLCFSRDRIHWNLKEKSKGTQEPWRALYG, encoded by the exons atgaaagCAGCAGCGAAGGTGATTTTCCTTTGCAGAGACAGCGATGGCTTCGGCCCTGCTATCTACGACGCTCTCCAACCAAACCCTAATTCCTCTCTCCAAAGAAC CGAATCCTCGTTCGATCTGTCGTTGGAGCGTTATGGAATAACGGATGCGAAGGCGTCGGGCGAGATTGTAAATTTCATCGATTCTCAGGGGTTGTCTCAG GTGTCCATAGTGCTTCTGCAAAACTATGAGCCGCCAGTTGCTGCTTATGCCGTTAATGGAGTTTTGGCATCTATCATTGGAGAAAATTCCTCAGATTTACCTACAATTGTACTCCCATTAATTGTGGCTGCACAAAAACTAAGGCGTGAAATGACAAATTTAACACAGGCTGACCGAAAAATTACAGTTTATGGTGCCCAGATAGGCCCAAAAACGGACTTCACTGAGGCTGTGGTTTCTGGAATCCAAGAAGCACCACCATCATTGCAGGTTGCTTGTGAGACTCTGGCCTGCTTACTGGAGTTGGTCTGTGTCTTGGGGCTCCCGACCGCTGTTCTCGTTGGATCAAGTGGTCAACGCCAAGCTGAAGGAACTACAGATCAAGAGCTTGAG GCACTGTACGAGCTGGGAGAGTTCTTGGCAGGCAAGTTGGGATTGTGCTTCTCTAGAGACAGGATCCACTGGAATCTGAAAGAGAAATCAAAGGGTACCCAAGAGCCATGGCGTGCATTATATGGCTGA